ACTGGCCGCTTTGTACTGGGCGGTCCGCAAGCCGATTCTGGTTTGACCGGACGCAAAATTATCGTTGACACATATGGCGGTTTTGCCCGACATGGTGGTGGTGCCTTTTCTGGTAAGGACGCGACGAAGGTTGATCGTTCGGCCAGTTATGCAGCACGTTATATTGCCAAAAATGTGGTAGCAGCGGGTTTGGCGAAACGGGTTGAAGTACAATTGGCATACGCAATCGGTGTTGCCAAACCGGTTTCCGTGTCGGTGAATACATTTGGCACAAGCGCAGTATCAGAAGATGTGATTGAACAGGCAATCCGTGAGAACTTTGACTTGCGGCCTGCTGGCATTATTAAAATGTTAGACCTGAAGCGGCCGATTTATGAACAGACGGCAGCATATGGTCATTTTGGACGTACAGATGTTGATCTTCCTTGGGAGCACTTGGATAAGGTGCAGGCTTTGCTCAAGTACCGAGATTAGCGAGAAAAGAGGCGGCCTTAGTCGAGAATTATTCTCGGCTGGGTCGTTTTTTCGTGCTTATGAGGGGCTTCTCAAGACTAACAACATCGCCTGGCAACTCAGAAGGGATATTTATGAAGCAAAGGAAAACCAATGTCGCACTCGTAACGGCGGCAATTTTTATTGGCACATTTATGACGGCGATTGAAGGCACGATTGTGTCAACGGCTATGCCAACCATTATCGGCAGTTTACATGGGGTTCATTTAATGAACTGGGTCTTTTCCATTTTTCTGTTGACTAATGCGATGGCGACGCCGATTTACGGCAAACTGAGTGACAAAATTGGTCGCAAACCAGTTTTTCTCATTGGACTAACGATATTTGTCATTGGTTCGTTGCTATCCGGTTTGTCACAATCCATGGAAATGCTAATTATTTTCCGCGCAATTCAAGGGATTGGTGCTGGGGCTATTATGCCAGTGACATTTACGATTATCGCCGATATTTATCCATTCGAAAAACGAGCAAAAATGCTCGGTTTTAATGGCTCGATGTGGGGAATCGCTTCGGTAATTGCGCCGTTATTGGGCGGTTTTATCGTTGATCAGTTAAGTTGGCACTGGATTTTCTTTATTAACGTACCGTTGGGTATTTTCACGTTTGGCCTTGTGTGGTTCTTTTTGCAGGAAGATCGGCGCAGTGTCCGGCAGCCGCTTGACATGCGCGGGACGGTTTGGCTGCTGGTGGCCTTGTTGGCGATGATGTATGGCTTTCAGACATTAGCTGAGCCCAACGGCATCTGGCAGTTAGTTGCCATGGCAATTGTGGCTACGCTGGGCTTCTGGCGTTTTTGGCAGGCAGAACGGCGTGCAGTCGATCCGATCATTGACTTGAAACTATTTGAAAATCGTACTTTTGTGATTCATAATTTGATCGCCGCTTTGATTTCGGGGTTCGTGATTGGATTTGAAGTCTACATGCCTATGTGGATTCAAGGAATTCGCGGCATGGATGCTTCCCTTGGCGGCTTTGCAGTGACCCCTAGTTCTTTGATGTGGGTCGTTGGCTCTTTTGTTGCTGGCAAGTTATTGGGCCGGTTCCAACCTAAGCCGATTCTGACAGGGGCCATGATTTGGCTGCTTGGCGGCAGTCTTGTGCTGGCATTAGTGCCGCAATCGACACCGTATTTTGTCTTTCTGCTAGTTGCCGGCGCCTTAGGATTCGGTTTTGGTTTGGTGATTACGATTACTACGGT
This genomic window from Lacticaseibacillus paracasei subsp. paracasei contains:
- a CDS encoding MDR family MFS transporter, with amino-acid sequence MKQRKTNVALVTAAIFIGTFMTAIEGTIVSTAMPTIIGSLHGVHLMNWVFSIFLLTNAMATPIYGKLSDKIGRKPVFLIGLTIFVIGSLLSGLSQSMEMLIIFRAIQGIGAGAIMPVTFTIIADIYPFEKRAKMLGFNGSMWGIASVIAPLLGGFIVDQLSWHWIFFINVPLGIFTFGLVWFFLQEDRRSVRQPLDMRGTVWLLVALLAMMYGFQTLAEPNGIWQLVAMAIVATLGFWRFWQAERRAVDPIIDLKLFENRTFVIHNLIAALISGFVIGFEVYMPMWIQGIRGMDASLGGFAVTPSSLMWVVGSFVAGKLLGRFQPKPILTGAMIWLLGGSLVLALVPQSTPYFVFLLVAGALGFGFGLVITITTVTAQAVVVPDQVGVATSFNTLSRTLGQTLMVSVYGIVLNLRLTQGIAADSRLNSNMLNELINPHTAKNLPAAVLPTLRQILYEGLHNIYFFSIIIVALAILANHFEAKRVLTKETIQESNEES